GGTGTTGATTTTATGCGTGTTTGGGAGTAAGATCATCATTGGCTTTTCATTGCCCATGCTAATAGGCACGATTGTAGGGACTTACAGCTCTATTTTCATCGCCCCTAAAGTAGCGTTATTGTTAGGCTTTGATATGGGTAAATACTATGAGAATGAGGCTAGAAAAATCAAAAAAGCTCAAGAGAAAGAAAAAATGCGCCGTCTGTATGAGGGCGGTCAAGTTTAAGGAGTTTCTATGGATTGGGGTCGGGTCATTCATGTGCTGTTCAGCCTTATTTCTTTAACGACCATTGCAGGGTTTTTGTATGAGCCTAATACGGTAGTATTATTTGTAGCGTTAGCTTTAAACCTTATTTCCGTTACGCTCAAAATTGGGGTGATCAAGCGTTTCGCTTCAGAGCTATTGGCCAGCTCTTTAGCTACCGTGTTGCACCTCATACCGGCGTTTGTGTTTTTACAGATTTTGAATAATTTGGTTACCGCTTACATGCTCATGATTGGGGCTTTGATTAGCAACGCTTTCAGCCTTATCTTTTTGTTGATTGAAAGCGTTGTAACGAGCGAAACGGATTAAGGGGTAGTTGATGGATTTTATCAATATAGAAAAAAAATGGCAAGAATTTTGGTGGAAAAATAAGAGTTTTGAGCCTAAAGACGATTTTAACCTCCCTAAAAAATACATTTTGAGCATGCTGCCTTATCCTAGTGGGGAAATCCACATGGGGCATGTGCGCAATTACACTATTGGGGATGCGTTGGCACGTTATTATCGTTTGCACCATTATAATGTGTTACACCCTATGGGGTTTGATTCTTTTGGGATGCCTGCAGAAAATGCGGCCATTAAGCATGGTATCCACCCTAAAACTTGGACTTATGAAAACATTGAAAACATGCAAAAAGAGTTTGAAACTTTAGGGTTTTCTTTTTCTAAAAACAGGGAATTTGCCACTTCAGATCCGGATTACACGAAATTTGAACAGCAATTTTTCATTGATTTGTGGGAAAAGGGGCTAATTTATCGCAAGAAAGCCATGCTCAATTGGTGCCCTAACGACAAAACCGTTTTAGCTAATGAGCAAGTCATTGATGGGAGGTGTTGGCGTTGCGACACAGAAGTCATTCAAAAAGAACTCTATCAATATTATTTGAAGATCACAAACTACGCTGAGGAATTGCTCAAAGACTTAGAGGCTTTAGAAAACCATTGGCCTTCTCAAGTCCTAATCATGCAAAAAAACTGGATAGGGAAATCTAGCGGGTTGCAATTTGGTTTTAAAATCGCTGATGAGTGCTTGAAGGCTTGCAATGGCATTCAAGAAATTGAAGTTTTTACCACAAGAGCGGACACCATTTATGGCGTAACTTACATTGCAATCGCCCCAGAACACCCTTTAGTAGAGCATGCCATTAAGCAAGTGAGCCAAGAAGATTCAAAGATGATTAAAGCGATTTTAAACACGACTCAAAGAGAAAGAGCCTTAGAGAAAAAAGGAGTATTTTTAGGTATTTATGCTATCCACCCTTTAACGAAGCAAAAAATCCCTGTTTGGGTGGCTAATTTCGCTCTAGCCAATTATGGCTCTGGAGCGTTAATGGGCGTGCCAGCCTGCGATGAAAGGGATTTTGAATTCGCTAATCTTTATCATATCCCTATTAAAGTGATCACCCAAAGTTCTCAAAGTTTGCCCCACACTAAAGAAGAGGTTTTAAAAAATAGCGGGGAGTGGAGCGATCTTTCTAGCTCAGTGGCCAGAGAGCAAATCATCGCTTATTTTGAAAAAGAAAATCTCGGTAAAAGGGTGATCAACTACCGCTTGCAAGATTGGGGGGTGAGCCGTCAAAGGTATTGGGGAGCGCCCATTCCTATGATTCATTGCAAAAATTGCGGGATTGTGCCTGAAACCCAACTGCCGGTAACTTTACCTGAAGACATTGTGATTGATGGGGAGGGCAATCCGTTAGAAAAGCATGCGAGTTGGAAATTCGCTCAATGCCCTAAATGCCACAAAGACGCTTTAAGAGAAACAGACACTATGGATACTTTCATCCAATCCAGTTGGTATTTCTTGCGTTACACCACGCCCAAAAATCAGCGTGAAAATCAAGCGTTTGATCAAAATTACTTGAAGTATTTCATGCCGGTGGACACTTATATTGGCGGCATTGAACATGCGATTTTGCACTTGTTATACGCGCGCTTTTTCACTAAGGCTTTAAGGGATTT
This DNA window, taken from Helicobacter pylori, encodes the following:
- a CDS encoding DUF6394 family protein; the protein is MDWGRVIHVLFSLISLTTIAGFLYEPNTVVLFVALALNLISVTLKIGVIKRFASELLASSLATVLHLIPAFVFLQILNNLVTAYMLMIGALISNAFSLIFLLIESVVTSETD
- the leuS gene encoding leucine--tRNA ligase codes for the protein MDFINIEKKWQEFWWKNKSFEPKDDFNLPKKYILSMLPYPSGEIHMGHVRNYTIGDALARYYRLHHYNVLHPMGFDSFGMPAENAAIKHGIHPKTWTYENIENMQKEFETLGFSFSKNREFATSDPDYTKFEQQFFIDLWEKGLIYRKKAMLNWCPNDKTVLANEQVIDGRCWRCDTEVIQKELYQYYLKITNYAEELLKDLEALENHWPSQVLIMQKNWIGKSSGLQFGFKIADECLKACNGIQEIEVFTTRADTIYGVTYIAIAPEHPLVEHAIKQVSQEDSKMIKAILNTTQRERALEKKGVFLGIYAIHPLTKQKIPVWVANFALANYGSGALMGVPACDERDFEFANLYHIPIKVITQSSQSLPHTKEEVLKNSGEWSDLSSSVAREQIIAYFEKENLGKRVINYRLQDWGVSRQRYWGAPIPMIHCKNCGIVPETQLPVTLPEDIVIDGEGNPLEKHASWKFAQCPKCHKDALRETDTMDTFIQSSWYFLRYTTPKNQRENQAFDQNYLKYFMPVDTYIGGIEHAILHLLYARFFTKALRDLGYLHLDEPFKQLITQGMVLKNGAKMSKSKGNVVSPKEILKKYGADAARLFILFAAPPAKELEWNDSALEGAHRFIKRLYDKANAITPTTSKPEFKEVILNETQKLARKKVYEALKKSHEIFNKTESAYAFNTLIASCMEALNALNAQNNEQILCEGYFVLLQILEPIIPHTAWELSERLFKRENFKPIAIDEDALIEDFMTLGLTINGKRRAELKVNINASKEEIIVLAKKELEKYLEKASVKKEIYVPNKLVNFVIA